The Deinococcus metalli region CAGATCGGCACGACGCTAGGGTCACTGGCATAGTGGACGTTGATGTACGCGCCCATATCGCCCGCGATCTTGGCCATGTCACCGCTCACCGTGACGGTCGCGTTGCCGCTGGCGTCCGACATGAAGTTCGGAAAGCCCAGCGTCACCGGCCCGTTGGACGCGCAGGGATCCGTGCTCGACGCAGGCCCGAAGGCGTGGTAATGCGCGATATACGCCTTGCTGGGCGTCAGGCCGCTCACCGTCAGGGTGGTGCTGACCATGCCGCCACTCATGGTCGCCACGGCCTTGCCCATCGCAGCGGGATCGGCCGTGTTGGCGTTGTGCTTAAAGGTGTAGGTGGTGCCGCCAGCGCCCATCATCATGCTGCACGAGCCGAGCAGTGCGGTGGTGGCCATCCCCAGAACGATCTTGTATACGAACATACTGTCCTCCATGGTGCGTGTCCTGCGTTGACTCCGCCTCAGCGGTTGGTCACAGTAATCGTGGCGCTCATGCCATCGTGGTACGAGCAGTAGTAGGTATAGGTGCCGGGGGTCTTGAAGGTGTAACTGTACTTGTCCCCTGGCCGCAGGTCTGGCGACTTCAGGTCGGCCACTGTCAGGGACAGGACGTTGTGGGTGACCTGCCCGGTATGGAGCCAAGTCACGGTGGTGCCCGCTTTGATGCTCAGCGTGGCCGGCTGGAAGCGGTTGTCAGCAATGTTCACCGTCACGCCGGCGATGGTGGTGGGCGCGGCGGTGACCGGCGTGACCGCACCTTTCAGGACGGCAGCACACAGGGGAACGTCGGTCAGGTCGGACGCCCTGTGGACGTCGACATATGCCCCCAGCGGGCCGCGCAGGCGCGTGGGATTGGCCCGCAGAGTCACCGTGGCCTGACCCTGCGCGTCCGTTCTGAAGGCCGGGAAGCCCAGGGTGATGGGGCCACCAGACGCGCAAGGCGCCCCGCCTGCCGAACCCAGGGCATGGTAATGGGCGGCGTAGGCCGTGTTGGGCGTCAAGCCACGCAGGGTCAGTACCGACAGCGACAGGGCGGACGACACCGTGCGCACACTGAGCTGTCCAGATGCGCCAGCCGCCGTACCGGTGGCCAGCAAGGGGAA contains the following coding sequences:
- a CDS encoding CHRD domain-containing protein encodes the protein MFVYKIVLGMATTALLGSCSMMMGAGGTTYTFKHNANTADPAAMGKAVATMSGGMVSTTLTVSGLTPSKAYIAHYHAFGPASSTDPCASNGPVTLGFPNFMSDASGNATVTVSGDMAKIAGDMGAYINVHYASDPSVVPICAPVKMTKG
- a CDS encoding cupredoxin domain-containing protein, which codes for MFRSIHFALVPALLLMPAVAQTQTSQAFPLLATGTAAGASGQLSVRTVSSALSLSVLTLRGLTPNTAYAAHYHALGSAGGAPCASGGPITLGFPAFRTDAQGQATVTLRANPTRLRGPLGAYVDVHRASDLTDVPLCAAVLKGAVTPVTAAPTTIAGVTVNIADNRFQPATLSIKAGTTVTWLHTGQVTHNVLSLTVADLKSPDLRPGDKYSYTFKTPGTYTYYCSYHDGMSATITVTNR